From Cydia splendana chromosome 12, ilCydSple1.2, whole genome shotgun sequence, a single genomic window includes:
- the LOC134795320 gene encoding phosducin-like protein: MATLDDKILGEKLHNYCSSSEDEGSDDEDSRSGDEEGNPPKAEAPEPPPINSWSGSASNTGPKGVLEDWRRFKQLEAENRKELEKERIALAKKLTLTVKPEREEKKDKELEVLEDELNELLDEDFLLKYQKQRMQELMAQMKKTPKFGKVITLKTQDEFLNSIDKEDPKVAVIIHIYNNSSIACRTMDGCLNILAADYPEIKFCRISVDITGLSRHFRIDGVPALLVYKGGQIIGNFVQLVTELGNDFFATDVERFLIEYGMLPEK, encoded by the coding sequence ATGGCTACTTTGGACGATAAAATATTGGGTGAGAAGCTGCACAATTACTGCAGTAGCAGCGAAGATGAAGGCTCTGATGATGAGGACAGCAGGAGCGGTGATGAGGAAGGTAATCCTCCTAAAGCGGAAGCGCCCGAGCCGCCACCCATCAACAGTTGGTCGGGGTCCGCGAGCAACACGGGCCCTAAAGGTGTCCTGGAGGATTGGAGGCGCTTCAAACAGCTAGAAGCTGAAAATcggaaagaactcgaaaaagaACGTATCGCTTTGGCTAAGAAACTAACTTTAACTGTGAAGCCAGAACGCGAAGAGAAGAAGGACAAAGAACTTGAGGTTCTCGAGGATGAGCTGAATGAATTATTGGACGAAGATTTTCTGCTAAAGTATCAAAAGCAACGGATGCAGGAACTTATGGCTCAAATGAAGAAAACACCTAAATTTGGTAAGGTCATCACTCTTAAGACTCAAGATGAATTTCTGAACTCTATTGACAAGGAGGACCCTAAAGTGGCAGTTATCATTCACATCTACAACAACAGTTCAATCGCTTGCAGAACTATGGATGGGTGCCTTAACATTTTGGCTGCAGATTACCCGGAGATCAAGTTCTGTCGCATTTCTGTGGACATCACAGGGCTAAGTCGACATTTCCGCATTGATGGTGTTCCGGCATTGCTGGTGTACAAAGGCGGCCAAATTATTGGTAATTTTGTCCAACTGGTCACAGAGTTGGGTAATGATTTCTTTGCCACTGATGTGGAGCGCTTTCTTATAGAATATGGAATGCTTCCAGagaagtaa
- the LOC134795298 gene encoding SUMO-activating enzyme subunit 2 codes for MVARVAGVFDENLTGEIANSKILVVGAGGIGCEILKNLVLTGFPYIEIIDLDTIDVSNLNRQFLFHKEHVGKSKAQVAKDSALSFNPNVNIIAHHDSVISNDYGVSYFKQFNIVMNALDNRVARNHVNRMCLAANVPLVETGTAGYAGQVELIKKGLTQCYECQPKAPQKTFPGCTIRNTPSEPIHCIVWAKHLFNQLFGEEDPDQDVSPDTADPEAAGDAGSSALTSEGTTAGNVERKSTRAWAAETNYDPEKLFSKLFGDDIRYLLSMENLWKKRRPPVPLSWDNLPGKDNPPAQHSGLPDQRVWSLHECAQVFAASCKALQAELASRPAGDHLVWDKDEKSAMDFVTACANVRAHIFNIPTKSRFEIKSMAGNIIPAIATANAIVAGLAVLRAQAVLAGHIASCCSVYLRPKVNHRGQLFVPEKTLTPPNPKCYVCAPKPEVALACNIKQLTLKDLNTAFKEGLNMQAPDATVEGKGLVVLSSEPGETDHNNDKTLEEIGLSDGCALLVDDFLQNYEVRVRLQQEDEEKAWRVVTQADEPMPAPKEKEKEKANGSNGSEPKPGPSTSRKDDSDSDMEIIDEDDDGEPAVKPPKRRRVEVSDEVVELC; via the exons ATGGTTGCGCGAGTGGCGGGCGTTTTCGACGAGAACCTAACGGGCGAGATTGCAAATTCAAAGATTTTGGTAGTGGGCGCCGGTGGTATAGGATGCGAGATTTTGAAGAATCTCGTGCTGACTGGCTTTCCTTACATTGAAATT ATTGATCTTGACACCATCGACGTAAGCAATTTGAATAGGCAGTTTCTGTTTCACAAAGAACACGTTGGTAAATCAAAGGCGCAGGTCGCGAAAGACAGCGCTCTGAGCTTCAACCCTAATGTGAACATCATCGCACACCACGACAGCGTCATCAG CAATGACTATGGCGTCAGCTACTTCAAGCAGTTCAACATTGTGATGAATGCTCTGGACAACCGCGTGGCCCGCAACCATGTCAACCGCATGTGTCTAGCTGCCAATGTGCCACTGGTGGAGACCGGGACCGCTGGATATGCTGGACAG GTGGAACTCATAAAAAAAGGTCTAACCCAGTGCTACGAGTGCCAGCCCAAAGCTCCTCAGAAGACCTTCCCGGGTTGCACAATCCGCAACACTCCCTCGGAGCCCATCCACTGCATAGTGTGGGCCAAGCATCTCTTCAACCAGCTGTTTGGAGAGGAGGACCCAGATCAGGATGTGAGCCCGGACACCGCAGACCCTGAAGCGGCAG GAGATGCGGGCTCGTCAGCCCTCACATCGGAAGGCACGACGGCTGGCAACGTGGAACGCAAAAGCACCAGAGCATGGGCCGCTGAAACCAACTATGATCCAGAGAAACTGTTCTCCAAGCTCTTTGGGGATGACATCAGATACCTGCTGTCTATGGAGAATCTTTGGAAGAAACGCAG GCCGCCCGTGCCACTCTCCTGGGACAACCTGCCCGGCAAGGACAACCCGCCAGCGCAGCACTCCGGCTTGCCCGACCAGCGCGTGTGGTCGTTGCACGAGTGTGCACAG GTATTCGCAGCGAGCTGCAAAGCCCTACAAGCCGAGCTGGCCTCCCGGCCGGCCGGAGACCACCTGGTGTGGGACAAGGACGAGAAGAGCGCCATGGACTTCGTGACCGCCTGCGCCAACGTCAGGGCTCACATCTTCAACATTCCCACCAAGAGCCGGTTTGAGATCAAAT CAATGGCCGGTAACATAATCCCGGCCATAGCCACGGCCAACGCCATCGTGGCCGGCCTGGCCGTGCTGCGAGCGCAGGCCGTGCTGGCCGGACACATCGCCTCCTGCTGCAGCGTGTACCTGCGGCCCAAGGTCAACCATCGCGGCCAACTGTTCGTGCCCGAGAAAA CTCTAACTCCTCCCAATCCAAAATGCTACGTGTGCGCCCCCAAGCCCGAAGTAGCGCTCGCCTGCAACATCAAGCAGCTCACCCTCAAGGACCTCAACACGGCCTTCAAGGAGGGCCTCAACATGCAAGCTCCCGACGCCACCGTTGAGGGCAAGGGTTTAGTCGTACTTTCATCAGAACCTGGCGAAACTGACCACAACAACGATAAAACGCTTGAGGAAATCGGTCTGAGCGACGGCTGTGCTTTACTCGTAGATGATTTCCTACAAAATTATGAGGTTAGAGTGAGATTACAACAGGAAGATGAAGAAAAAGCTTGGCGCGTTGTCACGCAAGCCGATGAACCGATGCCCGCGCCTAAGGAAAAAGAAAAAGAGAAAGCTAACGGATCGAATGGGTCTGAACCTAAGCCTGGCCCGTCGACTTCAAGAAAGGATGACAGTGACAGTGACATGGAGATTATTGATGAGGATGATGACGGGGAACCAGCAGTGAAGCCGCCGAAACGCAGGCGCGTGGAGGTCAGCGATGAGGTGGTGGAGCTGTGCTAG